Proteins encoded together in one Pseudoroseomonas cervicalis window:
- a CDS encoding polysaccharide deacetylase — protein sequence MAETQAKPQPWEWEEAEWRRITGHAAAGRSLKPAAWPGGARCAVALSFDADHETIPLRDADESPMRISQGSYGARQGVPRLRRLLDRHGARASFFYPAVSALLHPEEVRAVAAEGHEIGIHSWIHEANTTLPPGRERELSLRAADTLERVSGQRPVGMRTASWDFSTDTLSIIREMGLLYDSSLMADDEPYELLDQGEPTGIVELPPEWIRDDAVYFNMLRFSALRPYTPPSAVEEIFRAEFDGAYAEGGTFLLTMHPHIIGHRSRIALLDRLLEHIRSHQGIWFCTHAELARWCKDQSQN from the coding sequence ATGGCCGAGACGCAAGCCAAGCCCCAGCCCTGGGAATGGGAGGAGGCCGAATGGCGCCGCATCACCGGCCATGCCGCCGCCGGGCGCAGCCTGAAGCCCGCCGCCTGGCCGGGGGGCGCGCGCTGCGCCGTGGCCCTGTCCTTCGATGCCGACCACGAGACCATCCCGCTGCGCGATGCGGATGAGAGCCCGATGCGGATCAGCCAGGGCAGCTATGGCGCGCGGCAAGGCGTGCCGCGGCTCCGCCGGCTGCTGGACCGGCATGGGGCGCGGGCCAGCTTCTTCTACCCCGCCGTCTCCGCCCTGCTGCATCCGGAGGAGGTGCGGGCGGTGGCGGCGGAGGGGCATGAGATCGGCATCCATTCCTGGATCCACGAGGCCAACACGACGCTGCCGCCGGGGCGGGAGCGGGAGCTGAGCCTGCGCGCCGCCGACACGCTGGAGCGCGTCTCCGGCCAGCGGCCGGTGGGGATGCGCACGGCGAGCTGGGATTTCTCGACCGACACGCTGTCGATCATCCGCGAGATGGGGCTACTCTATGACAGCAGCCTGATGGCGGATGACGAGCCCTATGAGCTGCTCGACCAGGGCGAGCCCACCGGCATTGTCGAGCTGCCGCCGGAATGGATCCGCGACGATGCGGTGTATTTCAACATGCTGCGCTTCTCGGCGCTGCGCCCCTACACGCCGCCCTCGGCGGTGGAGGAGATTTTTCGTGCCGAGTTCGACGGCGCCTATGCGGAGGGCGGCACCTTCCTGCTGACGATGCATCCGCACATCATCGGCCATCGCAGCCGCATCGCGCTGCTCGACCGCCTGCTGGAGCATATCCGCAGCCATCAGGGCATCTGGTTCTGCACCCATGCCGAGCTGGCGCGCTGGTGCAAGGACCAGTCGCAAAACTGA